Proteins encoded within one genomic window of Phototrophicus methaneseepsis:
- a CDS encoding amino acid ABC transporter substrate-binding protein: MSKKGLLLVVTAMFIALVGGVVTAQEAVDVELGEITQRIIDRGELICGANQSLTGFGFVNDEGEFEGFDVDLCRAVAAAVLGDANAVSFRPLTSSERQAAIQSGEIDMMSRNTTWTLSRDVVWGAIFGPTMFYDGQGIGTTADMGVSSGLELDGASICVQTGTTTELNIADFVEANGLDIEIQVYPDANSTWEAFLSGACEAWTTDKSGIASFHATSEDPGSLVILPDTLSKEPLGPLSPAGDEQFAEIVAWTMFGLITAEEEGITSENIDEFLESDDPEIGRLLGVGDNISGDYLGLDNDFMVEVIRQVGNYGEIYERNLAPLGLSREGTVNALWEDGGLLYAPPFR; encoded by the coding sequence ATGAGCAAGAAAGGTCTTCTCCTTGTTGTCACCGCGATGTTTATCGCCCTGGTGGGCGGCGTGGTTACCGCACAAGAAGCAGTTGACGTTGAACTCGGTGAAATTACACAGCGCATCATTGATCGTGGCGAATTGATCTGCGGTGCCAACCAGAGCCTCACCGGTTTCGGCTTCGTCAACGACGAAGGTGAATTCGAAGGCTTTGACGTGGATCTCTGCCGTGCTGTCGCTGCAGCCGTCCTCGGTGATGCGAATGCTGTAAGCTTCCGCCCGCTGACCAGTTCAGAACGTCAGGCTGCCATTCAGAGTGGTGAAATCGACATGATGAGCCGTAACACCACCTGGACCCTGAGCCGTGATGTTGTCTGGGGCGCGATCTTCGGCCCGACGATGTTCTACGATGGTCAGGGTATTGGTACCACGGCTGACATGGGCGTTAGCAGCGGCCTGGAACTTGATGGCGCGAGCATCTGCGTTCAGACCGGTACGACCACAGAACTGAACATCGCTGACTTCGTTGAAGCCAATGGTCTGGATATCGAAATCCAGGTTTACCCGGATGCCAACAGCACCTGGGAAGCTTTCCTGAGCGGCGCTTGCGAAGCATGGACGACAGACAAGAGCGGTATCGCTTCCTTCCATGCAACATCAGAAGATCCCGGTTCACTGGTCATCCTGCCGGATACCCTCTCCAAAGAACCGCTCGGCCCGCTGTCACCGGCTGGCGACGAACAATTTGCTGAAATCGTGGCATGGACTATGTTCGGCCTGATCACAGCAGAAGAAGAAGGTATCACCAGCGAAAATATCGACGAATTCCTGGAAAGCGATGATCCTGAAATTGGTCGTCTGCTGGGTGTCGGCGATAACATCAGCGGCGATTACCTGGGCCTGGATAACGACTTCATGGTTGAGGTCATTCGTCAGGTCGGTAACTACGGTGAAATCTATGAACGCAATCTGGCTCCGCTGGGCCTGAGCCGTGAAGGCACCGTGAATGCCCTCTGGGAAGATGGTGGCCTGCTGTACGCTCCGCCATTCCGTTAA
- a CDS encoding FKBP-type peptidyl-prolyl cis-trans isomerase, translated as MAKLVNGMVGTIAYTLRVDGNEIEEVTADDGLEYLHGAENIVPGLEAALEGKQVGDAFSVTVQPAEGYGEYDEEAIEDFPTDDVSGADSLEPGMEIEIMDEDDEVYEGTVMEVTKKYIRVDFNDPLAGKVLDYDVEVIDVRAATEEELKMGFPASLLDEMEEYYDEDDHDHDHHNHNHAH; from the coding sequence ATGGCAAAATTGGTAAATGGCATGGTCGGCACAATCGCGTATACCCTGCGCGTTGACGGCAATGAAATCGAAGAAGTGACCGCAGATGACGGTTTGGAATACCTGCACGGCGCTGAGAATATCGTCCCCGGGCTAGAAGCTGCCCTGGAAGGCAAGCAGGTCGGTGATGCGTTCAGCGTGACGGTTCAACCCGCAGAGGGCTACGGGGAATACGACGAAGAAGCGATTGAAGACTTCCCGACGGATGACGTCAGCGGTGCTGATTCGCTCGAACCGGGCATGGAAATTGAAATCATGGACGAAGACGACGAAGTGTACGAAGGTACGGTCATGGAAGTGACCAAAAAGTACATCCGCGTCGATTTTAACGATCCGCTGGCGGGCAAGGTGCTGGATTACGACGTCGAAGTGATCGATGTACGCGCCGCCACTGAAGAAGAACTGAAAATGGGCTTCCCGGCCAGCTTGCTGGACGAGATGGAAGAATACTACGACGAAGATGATCACGACCACGATCATCACAATCACAACCACGCCCACTAA
- a CDS encoding thermonuclease family protein, which translates to MKQLKVVSSIVVCMLFIAGCNLDTTGSPATLPTTDPAPQDGELARVLYVVDGDTIAVELNGVEERVRYIGVNTPERDEVCYEEATDANASLVEGEMVRMVPDVSDRDRYDRLLRYIYVGNTFVNEQLVAYGYAEAVLYEPDDREFDNFHNLEVQAAASGLGCHPTGIFNDGSDRR; encoded by the coding sequence ATGAAGCAGCTAAAAGTGGTCAGTTCAATTGTGGTTTGCATGTTGTTCATCGCAGGGTGCAACCTGGATACAACAGGGAGCCCGGCAACCTTGCCCACGACGGATCCGGCGCCGCAGGATGGTGAATTGGCCCGCGTTCTATACGTTGTGGATGGCGATACGATTGCTGTAGAACTCAACGGCGTGGAAGAGCGTGTGCGCTATATTGGCGTCAATACCCCAGAGCGGGATGAAGTTTGCTATGAAGAAGCCACTGACGCCAACGCCTCCCTTGTAGAAGGTGAAATGGTGCGTATGGTCCCTGATGTCAGCGACCGTGATCGCTATGATCGCTTGCTGCGCTATATCTACGTCGGCAACACCTTCGTCAATGAGCAACTTGTCGCTTATGGCTATGCAGAAGCTGTACTCTACGAACCCGATGATCGTGAGTTTGATAACTTCCACAATCTGGAAGTTCAGGCAGCGGCGAGCGGCCTGGGCTGTCACCCAACGGGCATCTTTAATGATGGGAGTGATCGCCGCTAA
- a CDS encoding Maf family protein, which produces MTPSSEQPQFILASSSPRRRELLASLGIHYTIIKPDIDETQHADETPLAYVKRLSQEKARAVAEKLSDEATILAADTIVILAADTIGIEETGELLGKPLDADDARATLKRLRGRDHLVITAFSLLKTGPDAASYTEAVQTKVTMRDYSDEAIEAYIASGDPFDKAGSYAIQNEAFHPVDHIDGSMTNVIGLPLDEVKQALIEMGIL; this is translated from the coding sequence ATGACCCCATCATCCGAACAGCCACAGTTCATCCTCGCATCGAGTTCGCCACGTCGCCGGGAACTGCTGGCTTCGCTCGGCATCCACTATACGATTATCAAGCCCGACATTGACGAAACGCAGCACGCCGACGAGACACCTCTGGCTTATGTGAAGCGGCTCTCTCAGGAGAAGGCCCGGGCCGTGGCGGAAAAACTCAGCGACGAGGCGACGATTTTGGCCGCCGATACTATCGTCATCTTAGCGGCGGATACCATTGGCATTGAAGAAACAGGGGAACTACTCGGCAAGCCCCTGGATGCGGATGATGCCCGCGCGACGCTCAAGCGCCTGCGTGGGCGCGATCACCTGGTGATTACGGCCTTTAGCCTGCTCAAAACAGGCCCTGACGCCGCCAGCTATACAGAAGCCGTGCAAACAAAAGTCACCATGCGCGATTACAGCGACGAGGCAATCGAAGCGTATATCGCCAGCGGCGACCCTTTCGACAAAGCGGGCAGCTACGCCATCCAGAATGAAGCTTTTCACCCTGTAGACCACATCGACGGCAGCATGACCAACGTCATTGGGCTGCCCCTGGACGAAGTTAAACAGGCCCTCATTGAAATGGGCATTCTGTAA
- a CDS encoding FHA domain-containing protein — protein MGAIQEIFTEYVRMRENGLDTKEALRALRIYVEGLPSAQKDELAQHLRAWERGSRAAETETEPQQAPTIKPLRPRTNAKKSFDEVETQMTPAASFVSCPNCGAKNQVSEVFCYSCGHMLENLQGVNDTRHFAAATNELYSADYFSMDSILRLSVRDSNEMFELRPQLRNHELVLGRSTSNSPMSPDVDLTSTGAAEAGVSRLHVAVRYEPQDSALQIYDLGSANGTFVNGQRLHPREVRILRNGDQLRLGKLVIYVSYHHPGEELILG, from the coding sequence ATGGGCGCAATACAAGAAATATTTACCGAATATGTGCGCATGCGTGAGAATGGGCTGGATACAAAAGAGGCTCTACGCGCTTTGCGCATTTATGTTGAAGGCTTGCCATCGGCCCAAAAGGATGAGCTTGCCCAGCATTTGCGCGCATGGGAGCGGGGCAGTCGCGCGGCGGAAACTGAGACAGAGCCACAACAGGCCCCTACGATTAAACCCCTGCGTCCACGCACGAATGCGAAGAAATCCTTTGACGAAGTCGAAACCCAGATGACGCCTGCCGCGAGCTTTGTCTCCTGCCCGAACTGCGGTGCGAAAAATCAGGTGAGTGAGGTCTTTTGCTACTCTTGCGGCCACATGCTGGAAAATTTACAGGGCGTCAACGATACACGTCATTTTGCAGCGGCTACGAATGAGCTTTACAGCGCGGATTACTTTAGCATGGATTCGATCCTGCGCTTGAGTGTGCGCGATTCCAACGAAATGTTTGAGCTACGCCCCCAACTGCGTAATCATGAATTGGTGCTGGGGCGCAGTACATCCAACAGCCCCATGTCCCCCGATGTTGACCTGACTTCTACTGGTGCTGCCGAAGCAGGCGTCTCCAGGTTGCATGTGGCTGTGCGTTACGAGCCACAGGACAGCGCCCTCCAAATCTATGACCTGGGTAGCGCGAATGGCACCTTCGTCAATGGGCAGCGCTTGCACCCGCGTGAAGTGCGTATTTTGCGCAATGGCGATCAACTCCGCCTGGGTAAGCTGGTAATCTATGTCAGCTATCATCATCCCGGTGAAGAACTTATCCTGGGCTAG
- a CDS encoding ABC transporter permease subunit (The N-terminal region of this protein, as described by TIGR01726, is a three transmembrane segment that identifies a subfamily of ABC transporter permease subunits, which specificities that include histidine, arginine, glutamine, glutamate, L-cystine (sic), the opines (in Agrobacterium) octopine and nopaline, etc.), with protein MAAQKDKNTPSAGAPPSLLSYLRDIRVIQGIAQIVFIILLVSVLSFVIVNVYNSLAERNLVPTFRFLLTRGGMPISDAPEWYSPNNTYGEAFLVGIINTIRAVSVGLVGATVIGILVGIFLLSNNWLIRNISRIYVEILRNTPLLVQLYFWYFVVFLEALPKEPTGIPAPGATSIAWAAPIMLLLIFGIWLYAKRTAFPARVTAGGLLGLLLLAVIRPLLMDSAPNDTATNVFIALVIGFFLLILFFAPRSWRGFATGFLIMSIGTLLGSAFFQLLAYFGVVSNGEYLTLGVYPVFYYSIKGLLAPEILPTAVFGIWAVFVAIGIALAVAIWMISGHVIETTGKPVPRGVYAFLSIVIFAVIGWGIAGMQARPGEIAIEDDEGVVELVPYNEALDSGDIELEDWPVYRPEPVIIAVPELNRFNNPEVGINLQPQYSALVIGLIIYTSAFIAEIVRAGIQAVPYGQLEAARALGLSYPQTLMRVILPQALRVIIPPLGNQYLNLSKNSSLAIAVAYADTYQVGQTMMNQSGQSITGFTLLLIVYLSLSLIISVGMNVVNSRFQLVTR; from the coding sequence ATGGCCGCGCAAAAAGACAAAAATACCCCTTCGGCGGGCGCGCCGCCTTCATTACTCAGCTATTTGCGCGACATCCGTGTCATTCAAGGCATTGCGCAGATCGTTTTCATTATATTGCTCGTCTCAGTGCTGTCATTCGTCATCGTGAATGTGTACAACAGCCTGGCAGAGCGCAACCTCGTACCAACCTTCCGCTTTTTACTGACGCGCGGTGGCATGCCTATTAGCGATGCGCCGGAGTGGTACTCGCCAAATAATACCTATGGCGAAGCCTTCCTGGTCGGCATCATCAATACAATCCGGGCTGTCTCCGTTGGTCTGGTGGGTGCAACCGTCATTGGCATCCTGGTTGGTATCTTTTTGCTGAGCAATAACTGGCTTATTCGTAACATCAGCCGTATCTATGTAGAAATCCTGCGAAATACCCCGCTGCTGGTTCAGCTCTATTTCTGGTATTTTGTGGTCTTTCTGGAAGCCCTGCCCAAAGAGCCAACAGGCATACCTGCCCCAGGAGCAACGTCTATCGCTTGGGCAGCGCCTATCATGCTGCTATTAATCTTCGGCATCTGGCTATATGCAAAGCGAACGGCATTCCCGGCACGTGTTACAGCGGGCGGCCTACTGGGCTTATTGTTACTAGCTGTGATACGCCCATTATTGATGGACAGCGCGCCAAACGATACAGCGACGAATGTCTTTATCGCATTGGTCATTGGCTTTTTCCTGTTGATCTTATTCTTCGCGCCGAGGTCCTGGCGAGGCTTTGCGACGGGCTTCCTCATTATGTCCATCGGCACCTTATTAGGATCTGCCTTCTTCCAACTATTGGCGTACTTCGGCGTTGTAAGCAACGGCGAATATTTGACCTTAGGCGTTTACCCCGTTTTCTACTACAGCATTAAGGGCCTGCTCGCGCCGGAAATCCTGCCAACGGCGGTATTTGGTATTTGGGCTGTCTTCGTCGCAATCGGCATTGCTCTGGCAGTTGCCATCTGGATGATCTCCGGCCATGTTATTGAGACGACAGGCAAACCGGTCCCACGTGGCGTATATGCCTTCCTATCTATTGTGATCTTCGCTGTGATTGGGTGGGGTATCGCCGGGATGCAAGCCAGACCGGGCGAAATCGCCATTGAAGATGACGAGGGCGTGGTGGAATTGGTGCCTTATAATGAGGCGCTCGATAGTGGCGATATTGAATTAGAAGATTGGCCGGTTTATCGCCCTGAACCTGTGATTATCGCTGTGCCGGAACTCAACCGCTTTAATAATCCTGAAGTCGGTATCAATTTGCAGCCACAGTACAGCGCGCTTGTGATTGGCCTCATTATCTATACCTCTGCCTTCATCGCAGAAATTGTCCGTGCAGGCATTCAGGCCGTCCCTTATGGGCAGCTTGAGGCAGCAAGGGCCCTGGGGCTGAGTTACCCACAAACGTTGATGCGCGTCATCTTGCCCCAGGCACTGCGCGTCATCATACCGCCCTTAGGGAACCAATATTTGAATCTAAGCAAAAACAGCAGTTTGGCAATCGCCGTTGCTTATGCGGATACGTATCAAGTCGGGCAGACGATGATGAATCAATCTGGGCAATCCATTACGGGCTTTACCCTGTTGTTGATTGTTTATCTCTCGCTCAGCCTGATTATCAGCGTGGGTATGAACGTCGTGAACAGCCGATTCCAACTGGTGACGAGATAG
- a CDS encoding ATP-dependent helicase produces the protein MSDHPTGDLLAGLNDRQRAAVTAGGGPILVLAGPGSGKTRVLTRRIAYLINEMNIPARSIMAVTFTNKAAGEMRNRLKSLAGDRMRAVQIGTFHATCARILRIEHDSTPYGKDFVIYDTDDQLNAIGQAMSELNIDTRKFNPRAVLGAISSAKNELILPSGYVGQDYFGEIVSRVYPRYQAILLDSNAMDFDDLLVQMVLALHHSPVLQEKYQRKFAWVLVDEFQDTNTVQYQLVSLFGAPQNNIFVVGDEDQSIYAFRGADYRNVARFRQDYPDASVILLEQNYRSTQVVLDVANAVISRNKHRTPKALFTDKAGGELITLHEAYDDEYEARYVMEEIDDLRRRGYHYSDMAVMYRTNPQSRALERACVDEGIPYTLVGGVGFYKRREIRDMLAYLRVVQNPDDRVSFARIINTPKRGIGKKSLESFQYWAADAEMSYGEALIKLLEGADNPLGARAAKLFRDFAEQLFAWRSLTEASTLVDLFDTISSDVGYNLYLHEISDNDLEAADRMDNLSELRGLLVQADEDEINLPEFLIDQALMTDADTKLTGEDRITLMTLHAAKGLEYPVVFITGLEDGLLPHFRSFDEPDGVEEERRLLYVGITRAMERLYLTYAFKRTTWSGSQAQERSSFLYDIPEDMTAGLPSGLNTDRSYQSYKQMTTWGNTRAAQDTERRNATSGLDRLRRDLQRGSATSNSGNKAVNSKIIPFPGSEPQPPAEPQFHTGMSVYHSVFGAGMVVESHVNQDDEEVTVVFSDKRYGVKKLLASLANLTVQ, from the coding sequence ATGAGCGACCACCCAACCGGAGACTTATTAGCCGGATTGAACGACCGCCAGCGCGCCGCCGTTACTGCCGGTGGCGGGCCCATACTCGTGCTGGCTGGGCCAGGTAGCGGCAAGACACGCGTGCTCACGCGGCGCATTGCCTACCTGATTAATGAGATGAACATCCCGGCCCGCAGCATTATGGCCGTCACATTTACCAATAAAGCCGCCGGAGAAATGCGTAACCGCCTGAAGTCCCTGGCAGGCGACCGGATGCGCGCGGTACAAATCGGCACGTTCCATGCCACATGTGCCCGTATTTTGCGCATCGAACATGATTCAACGCCCTATGGCAAAGACTTCGTCATTTACGATACGGACGACCAGCTCAATGCCATTGGTCAGGCCATGAGTGAACTCAATATTGATACCCGCAAATTCAATCCGAGAGCCGTACTCGGTGCAATCTCCTCCGCCAAGAATGAATTGATCTTACCCAGTGGTTACGTCGGCCAGGATTACTTCGGCGAGATCGTCAGCCGGGTGTACCCCCGCTATCAGGCGATCCTGCTGGATAGCAACGCCATGGATTTTGATGATTTGCTGGTCCAGATGGTGCTGGCACTGCATCATAGCCCTGTCCTACAAGAAAAGTATCAGCGTAAGTTCGCCTGGGTGCTTGTCGATGAATTCCAGGATACGAACACGGTGCAGTATCAGCTTGTATCGCTCTTTGGCGCACCGCAGAACAATATCTTCGTCGTCGGCGATGAAGACCAGTCCATTTATGCCTTTCGCGGGGCGGATTATCGCAATGTGGCGCGCTTCCGGCAGGATTACCCCGACGCCAGCGTCATCTTGCTGGAACAAAATTACCGTTCCACACAGGTGGTGTTGGATGTCGCAAATGCCGTGATCAGCCGCAATAAGCACCGCACGCCCAAGGCCCTATTCACAGATAAAGCCGGTGGAGAACTCATCACATTGCACGAAGCGTATGACGATGAGTACGAAGCACGCTATGTGATGGAAGAAATCGACGATTTGCGGCGGCGTGGCTATCATTACAGCGATATGGCCGTGATGTACCGCACCAATCCACAGTCGCGCGCGCTGGAACGGGCCTGCGTCGATGAGGGCATTCCCTATACGCTGGTGGGCGGCGTCGGCTTTTATAAACGTCGCGAAATCCGCGATATGCTGGCTTACTTGCGTGTGGTGCAAAACCCCGATGACCGCGTGAGCTTCGCACGGATTATCAACACGCCCAAGCGTGGCATTGGCAAAAAATCGCTGGAGAGCTTCCAATATTGGGCGGCAGATGCCGAAATGAGCTACGGCGAGGCCCTCATCAAACTGCTTGAAGGGGCCGATAACCCGCTTGGCGCAAGGGCCGCCAAGCTGTTCCGTGATTTTGCTGAGCAGCTCTTCGCCTGGCGCAGCCTGACAGAAGCAAGCACGCTAGTTGATCTCTTTGACACGATCAGCAGTGATGTGGGCTATAACCTCTATCTGCATGAAATCAGCGACAATGACCTGGAAGCCGCCGACCGTATGGATAACCTCAGCGAGCTGCGCGGCCTGCTCGTCCAGGCCGATGAAGATGAAATCAATCTGCCTGAGTTCTTGATTGATCAGGCCCTGATGACAGATGCCGATACCAAGCTTACGGGTGAAGACCGAATTACTTTGATGACATTACATGCCGCCAAGGGCCTGGAATACCCGGTTGTGTTCATTACAGGGCTGGAAGATGGTCTGCTGCCACACTTCCGCTCTTTTGACGAGCCGGACGGCGTCGAAGAAGAACGGCGTTTGTTGTATGTTGGCATCACGCGGGCCATGGAGCGCCTCTACTTAACGTATGCATTTAAGCGCACCACCTGGAGCGGCAGCCAGGCTCAGGAGCGGTCCAGCTTCCTCTATGACATCCCGGAAGATATGACCGCTGGGCTGCCATCCGGGCTCAACACCGACCGCAGCTATCAATCTTATAAACAGATGACCACCTGGGGCAATACGCGTGCTGCGCAGGATACCGAACGGCGAAACGCCACCAGCGGCCTGGACCGTCTGCGGCGAGATTTACAGCGCGGCAGCGCCACATCCAACAGCGGCAATAAAGCTGTTAACAGCAAAATTATCCCGTTCCCAGGCAGCGAGCCACAACCACCAGCAGAGCCGCAGTTCCATACTGGCATGAGTGTCTATCACAGCGTCTTCGGCGCGGGGATGGTTGTGGAAAGCCACGTGAACCAGGATGACGAAGAAGTCACGGTCGTCTTCAGCGATAAACGCTATGGTGTGAAGAAGCTGCTCGCCAGCCTCGCCAACCTCACCGTACAGTGA
- a CDS encoding VanZ family protein: MRPIHLPMLPHWLEHPLLKWSITLLWTSFFFIVLIQSTYHPVINTGIPPGPPTFEREFIFTSLHIIGYITTTTLWWWAAGPSRKSLFIAMTIAGILAFLTEYLQTFAGDRNVTITDVMANLYGISVASLAIWQQWLKKGR; encoded by the coding sequence ATGCGCCCGATTCACCTCCCCATGTTACCTCACTGGTTAGAGCATCCCCTCTTAAAATGGAGTATCACCCTGTTATGGACCAGTTTCTTCTTCATCGTGCTGATCCAATCAACCTATCATCCTGTCATCAATACAGGCATTCCACCCGGCCCGCCAACCTTTGAGCGCGAGTTTATCTTTACCTCGCTGCATATCATCGGTTACATCACCACCACCACGTTATGGTGGTGGGCCGCAGGTCCATCGAGGAAGAGTTTGTTCATCGCTATGACGATTGCCGGCATCCTGGCCTTTTTGACGGAATACTTACAGACCTTCGCCGGGGACCGCAACGTCACCATTACCGATGTCATGGCGAACCTGTATGGCATCAGTGTGGCATCCCTGGCCATCTGGCAGCAGTGGCTCAAAAAAGGCCGCTGA
- a CDS encoding HEAT repeat domain-containing protein: protein MQTREDLRLQQWLEILNEPDVEMSVIAAGKLADIRRAEAVPDLVNAMKRRTPEVAAAAAQALGRIGDKSAIPALTETLKRHRDVHVQTAAADSLGRLQAYTAIPVLKQVIITYIEEHKTDRLAMTRGFRRGLFTTSILALKQIGTRDAVRFAERAESATR from the coding sequence ATGCAAACGAGAGAAGATTTGCGTTTGCAGCAATGGCTGGAGATATTGAATGAGCCAGATGTAGAGATGAGCGTCATCGCAGCTGGCAAACTTGCCGATATTCGACGAGCAGAAGCGGTGCCAGATCTCGTCAACGCCATGAAGCGACGCACGCCCGAAGTCGCGGCAGCGGCAGCACAGGCACTTGGTCGTATCGGCGATAAATCCGCCATACCTGCATTAACAGAAACACTCAAACGGCACCGGGACGTCCATGTACAGACTGCCGCCGCTGATTCTTTGGGCCGATTGCAGGCCTATACGGCGATTCCCGTCCTGAAGCAAGTCATCATCACCTATATTGAAGAACACAAAACAGATCGATTGGCGATGACGCGGGGCTTTCGTCGGGGTCTCTTCACCACGAGTATCCTGGCATTGAAGCAGATTGGGACGCGCGATGCAGTCCGTTTTGCGGAGCGTGCAGAAAGCGCGACACGTTAA
- a CDS encoding glycosyltransferase yields MKIVHLTPYYVPAYAFGGVVSAVEGMAHAQCARGHEVTVLTTDSFDQQQRYDGPYDEIRDGVHVLRARQLSARLRGRFNLGTPLGLPGLARRALKGADVLHVHEFRTVENTRVLPVAVQKGVSVVMSPHGTLGYETGRGTAKSLWDDLVSRNMMHQIDRVIALTEQEAHETRALWLQYGLVPDVSIVPNGVDASLFAHLPDGAAFRERYRLGDGPVVLFMGRLHARKGIAELVEAFRLVAQPDARLVIAGPDEGMLTRITPHLDDRMIVTGYLDAEARLNALAAADLFVLPATGEGLSMAVLEAMAAALPVLLSPGCNLPEAQTTGAGLITEPTPQALAAALSGLLGDGERLRGMGQAARQLVQSRYTWEAVAIQLEQVYRAVIGLD; encoded by the coding sequence ATGAAGATCGTTCATCTCACCCCCTATTATGTGCCCGCGTATGCATTCGGTGGCGTCGTCAGCGCCGTAGAAGGCATGGCCCATGCGCAGTGTGCTCGTGGTCATGAGGTCACTGTCTTGACGACGGATTCATTCGATCAGCAGCAGCGCTATGATGGCCCTTATGATGAAATCCGAGATGGTGTGCACGTTCTACGTGCGCGTCAGCTATCCGCTCGGTTGCGGGGGCGCTTTAATTTAGGGACGCCCCTGGGGCTGCCGGGACTGGCTCGGCGTGCCTTAAAGGGCGCGGATGTGCTCCATGTTCATGAATTCCGCACTGTTGAGAATACGCGCGTTTTGCCTGTGGCAGTACAAAAAGGCGTGTCAGTGGTGATGTCGCCTCATGGGACGCTCGGCTATGAGACCGGACGTGGCACAGCGAAATCCCTGTGGGATGATCTGGTCAGCCGCAACATGATGCATCAAATAGACCGTGTGATTGCTCTGACTGAGCAGGAAGCCCACGAGACGCGCGCCTTATGGCTGCAATATGGGCTGGTGCCGGATGTGTCGATTGTGCCGAATGGGGTCGATGCGAGCTTGTTCGCCCATCTACCTGATGGGGCAGCATTCCGGGAGCGTTATCGCCTGGGGGATGGGCCCGTTGTGTTGTTTATGGGGCGGCTTCATGCGCGTAAAGGCATTGCGGAACTGGTGGAGGCGTTCCGCCTGGTGGCGCAGCCTGATGCACGGCTCGTCATCGCAGGGCCGGATGAGGGTATGTTGACGCGCATCACACCCCACCTAGATGATCGGATGATCGTCACCGGTTACCTGGATGCTGAGGCACGCTTAAACGCCCTCGCCGCTGCGGACTTATTTGTGCTGCCCGCAACGGGCGAGGGGCTTTCTATGGCAGTCTTAGAAGCGATGGCAGCGGCTTTACCTGTGCTGCTCTCGCCGGGGTGTAATCTGCCAGAAGCGCAAACGACTGGCGCTGGCCTCATCACAGAGCCGACGCCGCAAGCATTAGCGGCTGCACTATCCGGTTTGTTGGGCGATGGAGAGCGTCTAAGGGGGATGGGGCAGGCTGCGCGGCAGCTTGTACAGTCACGTTATACCTGGGAGGCTGTAGCGATACAGCTTGAGCAGGTCTATCGCGCTGTTATTGGCCTGGATTGA
- a CDS encoding sulfite exporter TauE/SafE family protein: protein MPDLVPDSTILLIALIGCFGLFVQSASGFGSGLIAMPLLIQLLGVTEAQATFAICAPVTGVFLMWRYRRHLSIKRVWRIILAAIIAIPFGVQIPNLVPKEIALFVLGLVCLGYAIYSLLGLYVPKLNRNWGFFFGALGGLLHGAYNTGGPPYIIYGTGQRWPPFEFKGNIQTIFFVTGFFVIATHWQAGNITADVLRNAAILLPGMFVGMWLGGIVDRYIKPEPFRKVVLVLLIFLGLSLIF, encoded by the coding sequence GTGCCGGACCTCGTACCTGATTCAACGATTCTCCTCATCGCCCTAATTGGATGTTTTGGCCTTTTTGTACAATCGGCCTCCGGCTTCGGCTCCGGCCTGATTGCCATGCCCCTATTGATTCAATTACTTGGCGTGACCGAAGCCCAAGCCACGTTTGCAATCTGTGCCCCGGTGACGGGTGTCTTTTTGATGTGGCGTTATCGTCGCCACCTCAGCATCAAACGCGTGTGGCGCATCATCCTGGCGGCTATCATTGCGATCCCGTTTGGCGTCCAAATCCCGAACCTCGTCCCTAAAGAAATCGCCCTGTTTGTGCTGGGGTTGGTCTGCCTGGGATATGCCATTTATTCATTATTGGGCCTGTATGTGCCCAAGCTCAACCGTAACTGGGGCTTCTTCTTCGGCGCGCTGGGTGGGTTGCTGCATGGCGCTTATAACACAGGCGGACCGCCTTACATCATCTATGGGACCGGGCAGCGCTGGCCGCCTTTTGAATTCAAAGGCAATATCCAGACGATTTTCTTCGTAACAGGCTTCTTCGTCATCGCCACACACTGGCAAGCTGGCAACATCACAGCGGATGTGCTGCGCAATGCGGCTATCTTACTACCGGGGATGTTCGTTGGCATGTGGCTAGGTGGCATCGTGGATCGTTACATCAAGCCGGAGCCATTCCGCAAGGTGGTGCTGGTCCTGCTCATCTTCCTGGGGCTGAGCCTGATCTTCTAG